One genomic window of Haliotis asinina isolate JCU_RB_2024 chromosome 4, JCU_Hal_asi_v2, whole genome shotgun sequence includes the following:
- the LOC137281755 gene encoding uncharacterized protein encodes MLTMGRKTRTTVCLTISTIANVVAIVFILAAMGTERWVVYTVDRTKLTALQRTSSTTGITARYYHTRQRGMFRECYPGNDTLFLDTLGGVIDKNCYMLMFSDSAPGSSEEYTSMIALYTSFMVMFLVGELILVVSYAVGLYMCIVRPTSRVWISTILVCVAAFAVVLGIAFFHSSIYLQDNAVQDQLPDRQQYYSKWPSELKRATTREFKESYIAAWVGVAFAIVAAFCYGVAATALTPKSDLLEKNVKRIPSYRPPRRHQGRRAMRPMPMLTLDPRAKPLKLMSTKVLPNPPPYYLHQY; translated from the coding sequence ATGTTGACCATGGGGAGAAAGACACGTACCACCGTCTGCCTCACGATCAGCACCATCGCCAATGTCGTCGCCATCGTCTTCATCCTTGCGGCCATGGGCACGGAAAGATGGGTGGTGTACACTGTGGACCGGACAAAGCTGACAGCCCTGCAGAGAACGTCATCCACTACGGGGATCACAGCGAGATACTATCACACGCGCCAAAGAGGCATGTTCCGTGAGTGTTACCCTGGCAATGATACCCTGTTTCTGGATACTCTTGGTGGTGTCATAGACAAGAATTGCTACATGTTGATGTTCAGTGACAGTGCCCCCGGTTCAAGCGAGGAGTACACCTCCATGATAGCCCTGTACACGTCTTTCATGGTTATGTTCCTCGTGGGCGAGCTGATCCTCGTTGTTAGCTATGCAGTAGGGTTGTACATGTGCATAGTAAGACCCACATCGAGGGTGTGGATTTCGACCATCCTTGTATGTGTGGCTGCGTTCGCTGTAGTTCTCGGAATAGCGTTCTTCCATAGTTctatctacctccaagacaacGCTGTCCAGGACCAGCTGCCAGACCGCCAACAGTACTACTCAAAATGGCCCAGTGAGCTCAAGCGAGCTACCACAAGAGAATTCAAGGAATCCTACATTGCAGCCTGGGTCGGTGTTGCCTTTGCCATCGTCGCCGCCTTCTGTTATGGTGTTGCGGCAACGGCATTGACCCCAAAATCAGACCTCTTGGAGAAGAATGTGAAGCGAATACCAAGCTATAGACCTCCCCGGCGCCACCAAGGTCGTCGGGCCATGAGACCTATGCCTATGTTGACGCTTGATCCCAGGGCGAAGCCGTTGAAGCTGATGTCCACGAAGGTCCTACCTAATCCTCCTCCCTATTACTTACATCAGTATTGA